The window ACAATCGGCCGTTCTTCGACGGCGAATACGTAAGGAACAGCTGCCTTCTGCTGGATTGGGTCGTATTCGTTCCGCTCTGATGCGGCGTCAACGACGAGAACAGAATCATATCGCCGGGGTTCGTATCGTAGATGACTCCTTTCGATGCGTCGATTTGCGCGATCTCCTCCTCATCGAAATTCCGCAGCGTCTCCTTCTGACGGAACTTATCGTGATAGCCGGGAAACAGCTCCAGCGCTCCGTTCTCCTTCGTCGCCCCGTCGATCGCCACCATAACGGAGATGAGACCCTCGTAAGGAAAACCATGCCAGAAAGCCGCGTCTTGGTGCATTGTGTACCCGGTATTGCCAGGCAGCTTAAAGATGAGTTTATCCTTGAACAGAAGCGGCTCGTCGAGATAGATGTCGCGAAGCGGCGTTAAAATTCGTTCGTCCTGAAACAAGTGGCCGAACACCGGAGATACGTCGAGCAGCGGGTCGAATTTCTCGATCATTCGCTCCCCGTTCTGCGCCTTGCGGTACGCCACCCGCAGATTGAGCGGATCCACGTACTCCTTCAAGCTCAACAGACGATCGCATTCCGCGCGCCATAAGCGAACCTCTTCCTCCGTAAACACATTGCGCAGCACCAAATACCCCGTATCGTTGTAGGATTGCAGCTGTTCATAAGTAAGATTTCGGACCATGCCCGTACCTCCCATGGAAATCGAATATAATCTTCTATTGATACAGACTTTCCCTTCCATCCCGTTCGTACGGGGCTTTCGGAAGACGGATGCGAATGACCGTGCCTGCGGCCGGTTTGCTGTGGCATTCCAGACCGTAGCTTTCGCCGTAATACAAGCGGATTCGTTGGTTCACGTTCCTTAACCCGTAGCCTCGGCCGCGGTCGTCCTGCAGCAGACGGTCCGCCTGCGCGCGGGAGATGCCCACGCCGTCGTCGATCACATCGAACACGAGGTGATCCCGATCGGGGAAGATCCGAATGCGAATCGTTCCGGAGGCATCCTCTTTCTGTTGGATGCCGTGCAGCACCGCATTTTCCACAATGGGCTGCAGGATCAACTTCGTCATGCGGCAGCTCAGCAGCCCGCTGTCGACCTCGAAGTAACATCGCAGCTTCCCCGCATACCGAATGTCCTGAATGTTCATGAACGCCTGCACGTGTTGGAGCTCCTTGGCGACCGACGTCAGCTCTTGCCCTCGATTCAGGCCCAATCGGAAAAACTTGGATAACGAATCTACGAGCGTCACGATCGGTTCGGCTTTGATTTTCACCGCCATCCACTTCATCGTATCCAGCGTGTTGTACAGAAAATGGGGTTTGATTTGCGATTCGAGCGCCGCGAGCTCGGCGGCCTGTTTCCGGAGGCCCATCTCGTAGACGGTATCCACCAGCTCGCTGATACGCAATATCATGCTGTTGTATTGCGCTTGCAGCCCGGAGATCTCGTCGTTCCCGGTAACTCGAATCGGACCGCCGTAATTCCCCTTTTTAAACTCCTGCATGTGATGAACGAGCGTCCGGAGCCCTTGCGTCAACCGATTCGATAAGAGGACGGCCGGCACCGTCGCGAGCAGCACGACCAAGATTCCGACGTACCCCGTATATTCGCCGATAACATAGCTTTTCGCCCGAATCTCATGCACGGGAACCAAGGCCGCGATTTCCCAGCCGGCATATTCCACCTGTTGAAAGATCGTGAAGTAATCCGTGCCCTTGTACCGAACGATCGGCATATCCGCCGACCGTTCGGCTTGTCGGATTTCCCTCATGACATCGCTTTCATCGAAAACTGCACCGGCGGAGGACGTGACGGACGTAATTCTCTTGTCGTCGTTATAGACGAACAAGGCGCCGTTTTCAGAGAAATTGACCTGCTCGAATACGTCGTTGAACACCTCTTCCTTCATATCGATGGCGACGACGGCCAGCGCCGAATTGAGATCGCTCCAATCGATGACATTGCGGTACAGCGATACGACCTTGTACCGGTTCCACGGCAAATATTCCTGCTCGTACGTGCTTCTCCACAGCAGCCTGCCGCCGCTCTCCGATACTTGCCGCTTCCACTCGGGGTCCAGATCCTCCATGCGGAAGATGTTATTCTGCTCGTTGGAATATAGGGAGTCGCCGGAGACGTATAAGCGGATACGAAAGAGATTCCGGTTGTTCTCCAAGTTCCGGATGATGTCCATCAGAACCCGGAAGTCGGCAAGCATCTCGACCGTCGGCGTATCCCCGTACCCGGATCGCTCCCGCTTCAGAATGGCCTGGAGCTGCGGATTCATCAAAATCTGCTCCGACACGTTCTCGATTTCTTCCAATCGGTACGTAATATTGATAGCCGCCTGCCGCAACGCTTGCTTATACGTCTCGCCGATCTGTTCCTCGACGATTCTAGTGGCGTTCAAATAAGAGAAGTAGCCGATAAGAGCCGTTGCCAGAACGATCAGCGCCAAATAAGAGCACATTAACTTCGTACGCAGCCCGATGCGGCCTTTGTTCATACCCATCGGTCCCGGTATTCCTTCGGGCTAAGCCCCGTGTATTTCTTAAACACTTTCGCGAAATAATTGGCGTCCGCGTAGCCTGTGCCGTCCGCGATCTCGTAAATTTTGACGGAAGGATCCCGGAGCATTCGCTTCGCATGTTTCATCCGCACCTTCGTCAAATAATCGACGACCGTCTCTCCGGTTTCCTTCTTAAAGACGCTTGTCATATGGTTGATCGAAAGGCAGATCTCGTTCGCGATATCTTGGATCGACAGCTTCTCCGCGTAACGCCGTTCGATCAGCTTGACGATCGTCTGCGAGATGCGGCGATCGCGGCTTCCCCCGTCCGCGGCGAAGCTCCGATCCGGCACGTATTCCGCGATCATCCGGTCCCGTTCGATTTGAGCGGCGACCTTATCCATCACTTGCGTAAGCTCCGTCTGATTGAACGGCTTCACGAGGTAATCGACCGCATCGAATTTCAAGGCGGATTTAATGAATTGGAAGTTTTCGAACGCGCTGAGAACTACGATTTGTACCTGAAGCGACTGTTCCCGGACGAGCCGGATGAGCTCCAGACCGTCCATCCCCGGCATCACGACGTCGGTCAGCAGAATTTCCGGTTTGAGCTCTTGGACCTTCCGAAGCGCCGTCCGGCCGTTATTCGCTTCCCCGACGATCCGAATTCCCATCCCCGCCCAGTCGATATACGTCCTCAGTCCCTCGCGAATAATATCCTCATCGTCTACGATAATCATGGATAACATGACTCGTTCCTCCTAACATGCTCCGAAGAAGGGTGCATCCGGCGTTTACGAGTCTAATTATACCATTGCCGCTAGCGTCCACTATCGAAACGAGGCGTACCAATCGTTGATCGCCTGAAGCGACGTCTCCCCGCCCGTGCCGTTCCACTTGTCGACATACTCGTCGAAGGCTTCCATCGGAAGCGCTCCCGAAATGATTTTAATATAATATTCGTTCGTCAAATCGGTGAGGCTTTGCGAATGTTCGACGACCTCGGGGATCGGCGGAGCGAAATTCGTAATTTCCGTATAGGTCGTGTACTCCGTTAGCGGATTGTAGTACGGGCCGAAGCCCTTCAACTCTACGCGGTTCAAGAAGTTTTTCTCCGTATCCCAGAGCTGATAGTAGATCCGATAGCGTATCTTCTCGGCCTCTTCCGTAGCGACCACGATATCGCCGTCCAAGTTGTAGTGGGTGCCTTCCCAACCGTACGAAACCACATCCATCACGTCGTCAGCCATATAATTGTTAATGAATTGAACGACCTCGTTCACCTTTTGGCTTGCGCGCGGGACGAGCATATACACCCGAACCGGGGTGTTCTTTTGATATCCGAATTGCCCGTTCGGTCCTACCGGCGGATGGATCCATTCCAATTTGGAGCCTGGATTTTTTTCAAGATAAGCCTCCACTACGCCCTTGGCGTCGGCCCAACCGATCGTCGTCATGACCGCTTGCCCGCTTACCATCTTTTCTTGAATATTCGTGTTCTTATTTACCGGGTATTCGCGATCCAGAATGCCTTCCGCATACAGCTCGCGCATATAGGCCAAGAAATCTCTGGCATAGGGCTGCGTATACGTATGAACGACTCGATCGCCTTCCACGACGTATTTCGCTCCCAAACCGAAGGCTCCCGCGAAGCTTTGAATGTAACCGAAGGCGTTGCCGTTCCCTTCCGCCGCTCCCCCCAGCAACGGGATCATCTCCGGTTTCTTTTCCTTAATGGTTCGAAGCGCGGCGCCGTACTCGTCCAACGTCTTCGGGATCGCGATGCCGAGCTCCTCCAAAATATCCGTTCTTACGAGCATGCCGTTCGTGGCCGCCTGATTTTGAGGGACCGCGATCGCGTAGATGCCGTCGTTATACATCACAGCCTTCCACGTCTCCTCGGGTACGGTGTCGAGGATTCTAGGTCCGTGTTCCTTCAAAGCGTCGTCCAACGGGGCCAACAGACCTTGCTGCGCCAAATTGGAGTAAATATCCTTGCTTCCCGTGATAATCAAATCCGGAGTTTCGCCGGACGCCATCATAATGTTGATCTTCTGGTCCACGCCCTCCTTCGGCTGCATCTCCCATTCGATATCGAACCCGGTCTGTCGCTCGATATAATCTACGATTTCGTTGGCGTTCAAATCCGTTCCCGCCGGGAACTCCTCGACGTTGGACGGCACATATACCTTCAACGTCTTCGCGCTCGCGTCGCCGGAAGAACTCGCCCCTTCGTCCGATGCGCCGCCTCCGCCGCCGCACCCGGCAACGACAACCAATCCCAGCGCAGCGATCCAAACCGTCTTCCGCCTCATCGCCCTTGTCCGATTCATTACTCTTACCTCCCTTTTTTTATCGAAAAGCGAATCTATGAAATCAGAATATCTTCGGCTCCCGCCGCGACATTCGTCATCCCGCCATGGCATCGTCTACTGCTTCACGGCGCCGAGCATAACGCCCTTAACGAAATGCTTCTGAAGGAAAGGGTACACCAGTAAAATCGGCAGCGTTACGGCTACGACCGTGGCGCCTCGAACCGATTCCTGCGCGGTATTCATCATGAGCTCCATATTATTGATGTCGACGCTCGACGCGTTAATAATGATTTCGCGCAAGTAGATCTGAAGCGTGAACAACTCGTGATTCGTCAAGTAGATCAACGCATCGAAGTAGCTGTTCCAATATTCCACGGCATAAAACAAGGAGATCGTGGCGATCGACGGCATCGAGAGCGGGATCATGATCCGAAACAAAATCCGGAAATTCGACGCGCCGTCGATCTTGGCCGACTCTTCCATGCTGTCCGGAATGTTGTAGAAATATAGTCTCATGATGATCATTTGGAACGGGGCGACCAGACCGGGAATCACGAGCGCCCATAGCGTATTCAGAAGCCCTATTCCCTTCACGACGAGATAGGTCGGAATAATGCCGCCGTTGAACAACATCGCGAAGATGAAAAGAAACATAAACAACTGCTGACCTCTTAATCGCTTCCGAGACAATGCGTACCCGGCGAAGATGGTCAGCATCGTGTTGATCAGCGTACCGAAGATCGTAATAAACAGCGTATTGCCGAAGGAATCCCAGAATCTCCTGCTCCCCAGCACGATATCGTAGGCGTTCAGACTAAACCCCTTCGGCCACAGAAAAATTTCCCCCGCCAGCACGTAAGACTCGCTGCTGAGCGACTTCGCCGCGATATTGATCAACGGCAGCAAGCAGATGACGATGACCCCGCAAAGAAGAATGGAGTTGATCCCCTCGAACACGGTTTCGCCCCTAGATTTTAAGTGCATTCGCGCAACCGCTCCTTTATGAAACTGTTCACGACGTACGATCGCGTTACCACAGGCCGCGTTCCCCGAACTTCTTGCTGACCGCGTTCGCGATCACGACCAAGATCAGACCGATGACCGACTGGAACAAATTCACCGCCGTACTGAAGCTGTATTTCATCTGCCCGAGCCCGATTCGATAAACATAGGTTCCTAACACATCCCCCACGCTGTAAACCATCGGACTGTAAAACATAAGCACCTGTTCGAGATCGTTGGCTAATGCCGCTCCAAGCCGCAGCATGATCACGAACACGATGACGCTGCGGATTCCGGGCAGCGTAATATGCCAAATTTGTCTGAACTTGCTCGCCCCGTCCATCCTGGCCGCTTCGTAGAGCTGCGGATCGACGGCCATAATCGCAGCCAAGTAGATGATCGAACTCCAGCCGCTCTCCCGGAACGCGGAGGACATGACGAGGACCGATCGGAAGAAGCGTTCGTCGCTCATAAACATGATCGGATCGATTCCGAAAAATCCCAGCACCGTATTGACGATTCCGTCCGTCGGCGACAACAGATTCGCGAAGATAGCGCTTACAACAACCCAAGAAAGAAAATGAGGCAAATACGTTACGCTCTGGCTGAATCGCTTAAACATGACGTTCCTGACTTCGTTGATCATTAACGCCAAAATAATCGGAATCGGAAATTGAAACACGAGTTTATACAAATTGATAAGCAGCGTATTGATAAACACGCTGTAAAACTTTTCGGACTGGAATAAATCTTGGAAATGCTTGAGTCCCACCCACTTGCTTCCCATGACGCCGTCGAGCAGGTTATAGTCCTTAAAGGCAATCAACGCTCCATAAATCGGTACATACTTAAAGATAATCAATACCGCCAACGCAGGGAGAAGCATGATATACAGCTGATAATCCGCCCACATTTCTTTCCCTGCTTTCCTCCACCCGCTCGCCGTCCCCTTCCCGGGTCCCATGGAAGCGTCTTTATGGTTCAACCCGAAACCTCCCGTCTCCTGTATCGCTCCGTCTCTCACCCCCATTATAAAAGCGCGCGGACAGTAAAAAACAGACGATAATCTCATGATTTAGGGTAATATTCCCCGGAGTTTAAGAGCAGGCGGACGGAGAAAAAGGCACTGCCACGAGTCGTGACAGTGCCTTAACATGATGACGCTATGAAATTAATACGCCGTCCAACCCGCGTCGGCCGTCACCGTCGTTCCGTTGACGAAGCTCGACTCGTCCGATGCCAAGAACAATGCCACCTTCGCGATTTCTTCCGGCTCGCCTACGCGCGGGTTGATGCCCATTCCGGCCATCGCTCGTTCCGCCCCGAACGCGTTCGGCGCCATCATCGAGGCGCCGATCCCCGTCTTCACGCCCCCCGGCGCGATCGCGTTGCAGCGAATGCCGAGCGGCGCATATTGGAAACCGACGCTCTTCGTGAAACCGACGACGGCATGCTTCGAAGCGGTGTACGCGGCGCCCGCGCGCGATCCGAACAAGCCGCCCGCGGAGGCGATGTTGACGATGACGCCTTGCTTCTTCGCCGTGAAGATCGACAGCGCCTTCCGCGTCGTCCGCATCGGCCCCGTCGTATTGACCGCGAACACTCTCTCCCATAGATCGTCCGTAAGGTCCCCCGCAGGAACGAAGTTGTCCATAATTCCGGCGTTGTTCACCAATATATCAACCGTTCCGAATGCGCTCGTCGCGGCGTCGAACATGCGCTGCACGTCCTCTTCGACCGCGACGTTCGCCTGAACCGCCAAGGCGCTTCCGCCGCGCGCCTCGATGTCCCGAACGACTTGGCCGGCATTCTCGAGGTTGAGATCCGACACGACGACCTTCGCCCCTTCCGCGGCGAACAGCTCCGCGATCGATTTCCCCATGCCCGACGCGGCTCCCGTAACGACGGCGACTTTCCCGGATAGTCTCATTTCTACGTACCTGCTTTCATGAGAGAATGAACACATGTCGGTTAGCATACATGTGTTAACTCAAGTATAATAAATCACAGGAAAGCGTTACAATCAGTAAAATCGCTTCGAATGTCGACTACCCGACAAAACGCGAGGAACTGTACGTTATCTTGCACAGGAATAGGAAGGATAGGTATGAGCGACTCCGGCTCCAAGCTAGATCCAAGAATCGTCCGCAGCAAAGCGGCCTTACGCGACGCTCTTCTCCATCTCATGTCGCAACGATCGTTCGCCTCCATCTCGATCACCGATATCGTGAAACAAGCGAAGTACAACCGCGGAACGTTCTATGCGAACTATGCCAACAAGGAAGCTCTCCTCGACGACGTCATCTCGGAGTTATTGAAGGATCTCGTTCAAGCGTTCCGAGCGCCGTACGAACATGCGAGCTCCTTTCACATTAGCGAACTGCACGCGAACTCCGTCAAAATTTTCGAGCATGTCCACAAGAACGCGCACCTGTATTCGCTCTTGACCCGAAGCGACGCGCTGCCGGTCCTGCGCGAGAAGATGTTCGCTTCCCTGAAGGACTTGGTCCGTCACGAGTTCGTGCACGAGGATCCCGACATCGATCCGGAGCTGAGCGCCATCTACTCCAATCATGCGCTGATCGGACTTCTCTTCCATTGGATCGAGAGCGGATACGTCCATCCGGCCTCCTATATGCAAGAGCAGCTCATGAAGATCGTGACCCGTCGTCCGACGCGCATTAAGACGGCCCCGAACAGAAACAGGGAAAAGCCCGCTCCGTGACAAACCCGAGCAGGAGGAGACCTAGCGGATTAGCGCGCCTGCATAAGTACAGGTAATGATTCCTCTGCATTGCCCGGTCCGCAAAATACCTGCAAAAATGCAACTATTTTGCGCTTCAAGAAGCCAACGCTCTCCGAATAGGTGTACTTTCGCAGGTATTCGTCATTTCCCATCCCTTTTCCACCCAAATACCTGCAGTTTTGCATCTCGCTAGTACAAACGGCTTGCCCATGCTCGTGTCTCCGGAATCGGGGCCAAGTCCGGCATGACCAATTAGAGCTTTCCGATATAACGAAAAAATGCCCCGCGACCGCAAGGCCGGGAGCATTCTCTAATTAAAACTTAGATGAGAACATTAAGCGCGCTTATCGTTGTTCGAGGAAATATTTTTCGGATCGGACTTGCTGCCGAGACGAATACCGGATTCTTTCTTGGTCCACGAAGGCATGATTACCACAATAAATCCCTCCTTTTTTCCTATTGCTTCCATACTATTCGATCGTCCAACGGCTGTCAATCGAATTTGGCCGTATATTTCGCCACATCCTCTATCGGAGCGGCATATACGTTCATGCTCATCCGGGGATGCTCGATCCGCCCGATCCGCCGGGCGAACTTCGAGTATAGACGGTTATTCCGGGGATGGTCCTCCGCCGCCGCTAACGACAGCCATTCGACGTCCGCATGCCTCTCCTGGATCGTTCGAACTAGCATCCCGAGGCCCTTCAGGAAAAACGAAGTCCCGTGGCGCGAAACCGGGGCCAGACAATATTCGACATAGGCCACCTCGCGATCCTCGTATTCCTGATGAGGAGAGCCTATGGTGTAGCCGGCGAGTCCGGCGATCTCCCCCCGCTCGTCTTCGACGCGAAACAACGCACCGTACGTGAGCACGCGGAGCATCGCGGCGTAGGCGTCCTCCGTCCGAAGCCCGGGGTCCGCCGTCCGCCTCGTCTCCAGAAGGAACGTCATGCACCGGCTGAAATCGGAATCTTCTCGGCAAATATAGCCGCAGAGCT of the Paenibacillus antri genome contains:
- a CDS encoding phytanoyl-CoA dioxygenase family protein; this translates as MVRNLTYEQLQSYNDTGYLVLRNVFTEEEVRLWRAECDRLLSLKEYVDPLNLRVAYRKAQNGERMIEKFDPLLDVSPVFGHLFQDERILTPLRDIYLDEPLLFKDKLIFKLPGNTGYTMHQDAAFWHGFPYEGLISVMVAIDGATKENGALELFPGYHDKFRQKETLRNFDEEEIAQIDASKGVIYDTNPGDMILFSSLTPHQSGTNTTQSSRRQLFLTYSPSKNGRLYKAHYQHYVRYVTRGRIRRSRTRDISNKNSWSRGRRAALASFSLPRCFASSLL
- a CDS encoding sensor histidine kinase codes for the protein MGMNKGRIGLRTKLMCSYLALIVLATALIGYFSYLNATRIVEEQIGETYKQALRQAAINITYRLEEIENVSEQILMNPQLQAILKRERSGYGDTPTVEMLADFRVLMDIIRNLENNRNLFRIRLYVSGDSLYSNEQNNIFRMEDLDPEWKRQVSESGGRLLWRSTYEQEYLPWNRYKVVSLYRNVIDWSDLNSALAVVAIDMKEEVFNDVFEQVNFSENGALFVYNDDKRITSVTSSAGAVFDESDVMREIRQAERSADMPIVRYKGTDYFTIFQQVEYAGWEIAALVPVHEIRAKSYVIGEYTGYVGILVVLLATVPAVLLSNRLTQGLRTLVHHMQEFKKGNYGGPIRVTGNDEISGLQAQYNSMILRISELVDTVYEMGLRKQAAELAALESQIKPHFLYNTLDTMKWMAVKIKAEPIVTLVDSLSKFFRLGLNRGQELTSVAKELQHVQAFMNIQDIRYAGKLRCYFEVDSGLLSCRMTKLILQPIVENAVLHGIQQKEDASGTIRIRIFPDRDHLVFDVIDDGVGISRAQADRLLQDDRGRGYGLRNVNQRIRLYYGESYGLECHSKPAAGTVIRIRLPKAPYERDGRESLYQ
- a CDS encoding response regulator transcription factor gives rise to the protein MLSMIIVDDEDIIREGLRTYIDWAGMGIRIVGEANNGRTALRKVQELKPEILLTDVVMPGMDGLELIRLVREQSLQVQIVVLSAFENFQFIKSALKFDAVDYLVKPFNQTELTQVMDKVAAQIERDRMIAEYVPDRSFAADGGSRDRRISQTIVKLIERRYAEKLSIQDIANEICLSINHMTSVFKKETGETVVDYLTKVRMKHAKRMLRDPSVKIYEIADGTGYADANYFAKVFKKYTGLSPKEYRDRWV
- a CDS encoding extracellular solute-binding protein codes for the protein MNRTRAMRRKTVWIAALGLVVVAGCGGGGGASDEGASSSGDASAKTLKVYVPSNVEEFPAGTDLNANEIVDYIERQTGFDIEWEMQPKEGVDQKINIMMASGETPDLIITGSKDIYSNLAQQGLLAPLDDALKEHGPRILDTVPEETWKAVMYNDGIYAIAVPQNQAATNGMLVRTDILEELGIAIPKTLDEYGAALRTIKEKKPEMIPLLGGAAEGNGNAFGYIQSFAGAFGLGAKYVVEGDRVVHTYTQPYARDFLAYMRELYAEGILDREYPVNKNTNIQEKMVSGQAVMTTIGWADAKGVVEAYLEKNPGSKLEWIHPPVGPNGQFGYQKNTPVRVYMLVPRASQKVNEVVQFINNYMADDVMDVVSYGWEGTHYNLDGDIVVATEEAEKIRYRIYYQLWDTEKNFLNRVELKGFGPYYNPLTEYTTYTEITNFAPPIPEVVEHSQSLTDLTNEYYIKIISGALPMEAFDEYVDKWNGTGGETSLQAINDWYASFR
- a CDS encoding carbohydrate ABC transporter permease; translation: MHLKSRGETVFEGINSILLCGVIVICLLPLINIAAKSLSSESYVLAGEIFLWPKGFSLNAYDIVLGSRRFWDSFGNTLFITIFGTLINTMLTIFAGYALSRKRLRGQQLFMFLFIFAMLFNGGIIPTYLVVKGIGLLNTLWALVIPGLVAPFQMIIMRLYFYNIPDSMEESAKIDGASNFRILFRIMIPLSMPSIATISLFYAVEYWNSYFDALIYLTNHELFTLQIYLREIIINASSVDINNMELMMNTAQESVRGATVVAVTLPILLVYPFLQKHFVKGVMLGAVKQ
- a CDS encoding ABC transporter permease translates to MNHKDASMGPGKGTASGWRKAGKEMWADYQLYIMLLPALAVLIIFKYVPIYGALIAFKDYNLLDGVMGSKWVGLKHFQDLFQSEKFYSVFINTLLINLYKLVFQFPIPIILALMINEVRNVMFKRFSQSVTYLPHFLSWVVVSAIFANLLSPTDGIVNTVLGFFGIDPIMFMSDERFFRSVLVMSSAFRESGWSSIIYLAAIMAVDPQLYEAARMDGASKFRQIWHITLPGIRSVIVFVIMLRLGAALANDLEQVLMFYSPMVYSVGDVLGTYVYRIGLGQMKYSFSTAVNLFQSVIGLILVVIANAVSKKFGERGLW
- a CDS encoding SDR family oxidoreductase: MRLSGKVAVVTGAASGMGKSIAELFAAEGAKVVVSDLNLENAGQVVRDIEARGGSALAVQANVAVEEDVQRMFDAATSAFGTVDILVNNAGIMDNFVPAGDLTDDLWERVFAVNTTGPMRTTRKALSIFTAKKQGVIVNIASAGGLFGSRAGAAYTASKHAVVGFTKSVGFQYAPLGIRCNAIAPGGVKTGIGASMMAPNAFGAERAMAGMGINPRVGEPEEIAKVALFLASDESSFVNGTTVTADAGWTAY
- a CDS encoding TetR/AcrR family transcriptional regulator — protein: MSDSGSKLDPRIVRSKAALRDALLHLMSQRSFASISITDIVKQAKYNRGTFYANYANKEALLDDVISELLKDLVQAFRAPYEHASSFHISELHANSVKIFEHVHKNAHLYSLLTRSDALPVLREKMFASLKDLVRHEFVHEDPDIDPELSAIYSNHALIGLLFHWIESGYVHPASYMQEQLMKIVTRRPTRIKTAPNRNREKPAP